In a single window of the Osmerus eperlanus chromosome 2, fOsmEpe2.1, whole genome shotgun sequence genome:
- the mief1 gene encoding mitochondrial dynamics protein MID51 isoform X2, which translates to MVDPLLTDRLFRGLLYFLYNCMRRAAGRGAAGQTDMLRARMRLSLQERLWEFHQERVAIPAEEQGAARRAALDICAELRVFLHSKLPDMPLREMYLSGSLYDDLQVVTADHAQLMVPLVLEKNLWSSVPGEDTIMNIPGFWLVRRENLEYFPRGSSYWDRCMVGGYLSPKSVLELFHKLVAGSINWPAIGSVLDYVIRPVVPSETLTLEVQYETDRRLYVDFLPLLVMEDGASLIAKPHRMMAERHDNLWRQSFRVAETARLRALDQEDAGCRCACLKVAKAVCKLNPALSRLTASQLTNAILLLSEKEGDWTQEALADRFLQLLRSLVGHLEAGRLPCALVPRVDLFCELTPQEVDELGYTLYCALSDPEDLLRTAVPP; encoded by the exons ATGGTTGACCCTCTGTTGACAGACAGGCTGTTCCGTGGATTGCTTTACTTCCTGTACA ACTGCATGCGGAGGGCTGCGGGTCGCGGAGCGGCAGGCCAGACGGACATGCTGCGAGCGCGGATGCGTCTGTCGCTGCAGGAGCGTCTGTGGGAGTTCCACCAGGAGCGGGTCGCCATCCctgcagaggagcagggggccGCGCGCAGGGCAGCGCTGGACATCTGCGCCGAGCTCAGGGTCTTCCTCCACTCCAAGCTGCCTGACATGCCTCTCCGGGAGATGTACCTGAGCGGGAGTCTGTATGACGACCTGCAG gtggtGACAGCAGACCACGCACAGCTGATGGTGCCCCTGGTGCTGGAGAAGAACCTGTGGTCGTCTGTGCCCGGGGAGGACACCATCATGAACATCCCGGGTTTCTGGCTGGTCCGCAGGGAGAATCTGGAGTACTTCCCCCGGGGCAGCAGCTACTGGGACCGCTGCATGGTGGGGGGCTACCTCTCCCCCAAGTCTGTCCTGGAGCTGTTCCACAAGCTGGTGGCTGGATCCATCAACTGGCCGGCCATCGGGAGTGTCCTGGACTACGTGATCCGTCCGGTGGTGCCGTCTGAGACGCTGACGCTGGAGGTGCAGTACGAGACGGACCGCCGCCTGTACGTGGACTTCCTGCCGCTGCTGGTGATGGAGGACGGAGCCTCGCTGATCGCCAAGCCCCACCGCATGATGGCTGAGCGCCACGACAACCTGTGGCGGCAGAGCTTCCGCGTGGCGGAGACGGCGCGGCTGCGGGCGCTGGACCAGGAGGACGCTGGCTGCCGCTGCGCCTGCCTCAAGGTGGCCAAGGCCGTGTGCAAGCTGAACCCCGCGCTGTCGCGCCTCACCGCCAGCCAGCTCACCAACGCCATCCTGCTGCTGAGCGAGAAGGAGGGCGACTGGACCCAGGAGGCGCTGGCTGACCGCTTCCTGCAGCTGCTGCGCTCGTTAGTGGGCCacctggaggctgggaggctgcccTGCGCCCTGGTCCCCAGGGTGGACCTGTTCTGCGAGCTCACGCCCCAGGAGGTGGACGAGCTGGGGTACACTCTCTACTGCGCCCTCTCCGACCCAGAGGACCTGCTCAGGACTGCCGTGCCGCCATGA
- the mief1 gene encoding mitochondrial dynamics protein MID51 isoform X1 — protein sequence MAGVNGDRKGKPDDKGIGSAIDFMLSNAKLVLGVGGAAMLGIATLAVKRMYDRAISAPTSPTKMDQSGKRSWEEPSWMGSSPRVLNHDMKSTVSRSLQSLPTSSQSFEPDCMRRAAGRGAAGQTDMLRARMRLSLQERLWEFHQERVAIPAEEQGAARRAALDICAELRVFLHSKLPDMPLREMYLSGSLYDDLQVVTADHAQLMVPLVLEKNLWSSVPGEDTIMNIPGFWLVRRENLEYFPRGSSYWDRCMVGGYLSPKSVLELFHKLVAGSINWPAIGSVLDYVIRPVVPSETLTLEVQYETDRRLYVDFLPLLVMEDGASLIAKPHRMMAERHDNLWRQSFRVAETARLRALDQEDAGCRCACLKVAKAVCKLNPALSRLTASQLTNAILLLSEKEGDWTQEALADRFLQLLRSLVGHLEAGRLPCALVPRVDLFCELTPQEVDELGYTLYCALSDPEDLLRTAVPP from the exons ATGGCTGGTGTGAATGGTGACCGGAAAGGAAAGCCGGATGACAAGGGGATCGGCAGCGCCATCGACTTCATGCTGTCTAACGCCAAGCTGGTGCTGGGCGTGGGCGGAGCAGCCATGCTCGGCATAGCAACACTAGCAGTCAAACGA ATGTATGATCGAGCCATCAGTgcccccaccagccccaccaAGATGGACCAATCAGGgaagaggagctgggaggagccaaGTTGGATGGGCTCGTCTCCAAGGGTACTGAACCATGACATGAAGTCGACAGTGAGCCGGTCACTCCAGTCCCTGCCCACCTCCTCCCAATCATTTGAACCAG ACTGCATGCGGAGGGCTGCGGGTCGCGGAGCGGCAGGCCAGACGGACATGCTGCGAGCGCGGATGCGTCTGTCGCTGCAGGAGCGTCTGTGGGAGTTCCACCAGGAGCGGGTCGCCATCCctgcagaggagcagggggccGCGCGCAGGGCAGCGCTGGACATCTGCGCCGAGCTCAGGGTCTTCCTCCACTCCAAGCTGCCTGACATGCCTCTCCGGGAGATGTACCTGAGCGGGAGTCTGTATGACGACCTGCAG gtggtGACAGCAGACCACGCACAGCTGATGGTGCCCCTGGTGCTGGAGAAGAACCTGTGGTCGTCTGTGCCCGGGGAGGACACCATCATGAACATCCCGGGTTTCTGGCTGGTCCGCAGGGAGAATCTGGAGTACTTCCCCCGGGGCAGCAGCTACTGGGACCGCTGCATGGTGGGGGGCTACCTCTCCCCCAAGTCTGTCCTGGAGCTGTTCCACAAGCTGGTGGCTGGATCCATCAACTGGCCGGCCATCGGGAGTGTCCTGGACTACGTGATCCGTCCGGTGGTGCCGTCTGAGACGCTGACGCTGGAGGTGCAGTACGAGACGGACCGCCGCCTGTACGTGGACTTCCTGCCGCTGCTGGTGATGGAGGACGGAGCCTCGCTGATCGCCAAGCCCCACCGCATGATGGCTGAGCGCCACGACAACCTGTGGCGGCAGAGCTTCCGCGTGGCGGAGACGGCGCGGCTGCGGGCGCTGGACCAGGAGGACGCTGGCTGCCGCTGCGCCTGCCTCAAGGTGGCCAAGGCCGTGTGCAAGCTGAACCCCGCGCTGTCGCGCCTCACCGCCAGCCAGCTCACCAACGCCATCCTGCTGCTGAGCGAGAAGGAGGGCGACTGGACCCAGGAGGCGCTGGCTGACCGCTTCCTGCAGCTGCTGCGCTCGTTAGTGGGCCacctggaggctgggaggctgcccTGCGCCCTGGTCCCCAGGGTGGACCTGTTCTGCGAGCTCACGCCCCAGGAGGTGGACGAGCTGGGGTACACTCTCTACTGCGCCCTCTCCGACCCAGAGGACCTGCTCAGGACTGCCGTGCCGCCATGA
- the napsa gene encoding napsin-A, with product MSLLNICVVTFALLIANSASVIRIPLHKTRTVRRLMSDNGMSLEELQAMGKSIRTQSQNLHTLPATTAAPTTTPKTTPPTTTPAPQLPVERLTNFMDAQYYGVISIGTPPQDFTVLFDTGSSNLWVPSIHCSFLDVACWLHHRYNSKKSSTYVQNGTKFSIQYGRGSLSGFISGDTVTLAGMEVVGQQFGEAVKQPGITFAVARFDGILGMGYPTISVAKVTPVFDTAMAAKLLPQNIFSFYISRDASSPVGGELMLGGADPQYFSGALHYVNVTRKAYWQIQMAGVEVGNQLTLCKAGCQAIVDTGTSLIIGPVEEIRALHKAIGALPLIMGEVLSRCQKIPVLQMYATRGH from the exons ATGTCGTTACTCAACATATGTGTAGTCACTTTCGCGTTGTTGATTGCTAACAGTGCTTCTGTGATCAG GATTCCCCTTCACAAGACGCGGACTGTGCGCCGCCTGATGAGCGATAATGGGATGAGTTTGGAGGAGCTCCAAGCTATGGGCAAATCCATAAGGACACAGTCCCAGAACCTTCACACGCTCCCGGCTACAACCGCCGCCCCCACAACCACCCCCaaaaccaccccccccacaaccaccccagccccccaacTACCAGTGGAGAGACTGACCAACTTCATGGAT GCTCAGTATTATGGGGTGATCAGTATCGGGACTCCACCCCAGGACTTCACAGTGCTGTTTGACACCGGCTCTTCCAACCTGTGGGTGCCCTCCATCCACTGCTCCTTCCTGGACGTGGCCTGCT GGCTCCACCATCGCTACAACTCCAAGAAGTCCAGCACCTACGTCCAGAACGGAACCAAGTTCTCAATCCAGTATGGCCGAGGCAGCCTGTCCGGGTTCATCAGTGGGGACACTGTTACT TTGGCTGGAATGGAAGTTGTAGGTCAGCAGTTTGGTGAGGCGGTAAAGCAGCCTGGCATCACGTTCGCTGTGGCACGGTTCGATGGAATCCTCGGCATGGGCTACCCCACCATATCTGTTGCCAAGGTTACCCCGGTGTTCGACACAGCCATGGCTGCCAAGCTGCTTCCTCAGAACATCTTCTCCTTCTACATCAGCAG AGACGCCTCCTCTCCTGTAGGGGGCGAGCTGATGCTGGGGGGGGCTGACCCGCAGTACTTCAGTGGAGCGCTGCACTACGTGAACGTCACACGCAAGGCGTACTGGCAGATCCAGATGGCTGG TGTTGAAGTGGGGAACCAGCTGACTCTGTGCAAGGCTGGTTGCCAGGCGATCGTTGACACGGGAACATCCCTCATCATAGGCCCTGTGGAGGAGATCCGGGCGCTGCACAAAGCTATCGGAGCGCTGCCCCTGATCATGGGAGAGGTACTGTCACGCTGCC